Proteins from one Setaria italica strain Yugu1 chromosome V, Setaria_italica_v2.0, whole genome shotgun sequence genomic window:
- the LOC101782581 gene encoding disease resistance protein RPP13, translating into MAETAITTVLAKVAELVAWEAAVLLEVGDDVRLLRDKLEWLHTFIRDADRRRRLRDDEFVAVWVRQTRDVAFEAEDALDDFLHRAGRRGMAPRSRAAAAPGCGVVGWWPRCTGQVALRHDLYGRIRQIKKRLDEISENRAAYNIEHTPAPAWAASCSSATTLAAWDDLEEYTVGLDKYSDMLKEQLLDDAVTARAVVSISGESSIGKTTLARKVYQSPEVRNHFEIRTWTVLPHKCRAADVLRDIHRQMTSQLRRAPSRQASEEGCDGAAARACGPGKDISNQLYKNMAGRRYLVVVDGSIAVSDWNSLRTSLPDDGNGSRVLLITDSAGLEAVGHAGPAYDSVELTRLSPENTYEVFRRRVFGRGDCPGRYKSRYYQDVFRITRGLPLSVVILAGVLRSKELPAEWDEVMAQLAPAREQQHKGGGAGSHNGRRIMSLAFDDLPHHLKSCFLYLAAMRESTPVEAARLVRLWVAEGFVRPRRGSTMEEVGQEYLKQLISRCMVQLVDKDDFGAVQTVVVHDRLHAFAQDEAQEASFVESHDSTDVLAPATVRRLAVLGSTTNRYVQLSNALPKLRSIICDFVEGRNRSGGKCIQGSDLGFLHASKFLRVIDIQGLELKKLPNEIGSMIHIRYLGLQCGDLEKLPTTIGNLVNLQSLILGGRRVLEVTAAFWRIPTLRHVVAPLALPSRALGDLHSLQTLHGVRPCRWYGGDNPLAKAANLRSLELIELTAEHTGALEAALESLDLLAHLVLRGDSLPASVFAVPSLRRLQSLKLLGPVDSPEGPDGAEDARYIRPNLTRLSMWGTMVKQRFVDMLAELPSLAELTLMNDAYDGDRLAFGEAGFRSLHELKLGLPKLEEWAVGAGSMPGLATLTLYRCAKMQMLPEALAGMTELEEVVLYSMLDIVGRIKEGEGQDHHKVKHVPVIQTIY; encoded by the exons ATGGCGGAGACGGCGATCACGACGGTGCTGGCGAAGGTGGCGGAGCTGGTGGcgtgggaggcggcggtgctgctggaGGTAGGCGACGACGTGCGCCTCCTCCGCGACAAGCTCGAGTGGCTCCACACCTTCATCCGcgacgccgaccgccgccgccgcctccgcgacgACGAGTTCGTCGCCGTCTGGGTGCGCCAGACACGGGACGTCGCCTTCGAGGCCGAGGACGCGCTCGACGACTTCCTCCACCGCGCGGGCCGGAGGGGGATGGCTCCTCgtagccgcgccgccgccgccccgggctGCGGCGTCGTCGGTTGGTGGCCACGGTGCACAGGCCAGGTCGCGCTCCGCCACGACCTCTACGGCCGCATCCGCCAGATCAAGAAGCGGCTCGACGAGATCTCCGAAAACCGCGCCGCCTACAACATCGAGCACACGCCCGCGCCGGCCTgggccgcctcctgctcctccgccaccaccctcgCCGCCTG GGACGACCTGGAGGAGTACACGGTTGGCTTGGACAAGTACAGCGACATGCTGAAAGAGCAGCTCCTCGACGACGCCGTGACCGCGCGCGCCGTCGTGTCCATCTCCGGCGAGAGCAGCATCGGCAAGACGACGCTGGCGCGGAAGGTGTACCAGAGCCCCGAGGTCCGCAACCACTTCGAGATCCGCACGTGGACGGTGCTCCCGCACAAGTgccgcgccgccgacgtccTCCGCGACATCCACCGCCAGATGACCTCCCAGCTGCGGCGGGCCCCATCCAGGCAGGCCTCCGAAGAAGGctgcgacggcgccgccgccagggcgTGCGGGCCCGGGAAAGACATCAGCAACCAGCTGTACAAGAACATGGCGGGGCGGCGGtacctcgtcgtcgtcgacggcaGCATCGCCGTCAGCGACTGGAACAGCCTCCGAACCTCGCTCCCCGACGACGGCAACGGCAGCAGGGTGCTCCTGATCACGGACTCGGCGGGCCTGGAGGCGGTCGGACACGCCGGGCCCGCGTACGACTCGGTCGAGCTGACCCGGCTCAGCCCGGAGAACACGTACGAGGTGTTCCGGCGCCGGGTGTTCGGCCGCGGCGACTGCCCCGGCCGGTACAAGTCGCGGTACTACCAGGACGTGTTCCGGATCACCCGCGGCCTGCCGCTGTCGGTCGTCATCCTCGCCGGCGTCCTGCGGTCGAAGGAGCTGCCGGCGGAGTGGGACGAGGTGATGGCGCAGCTTGCCCCGGCGCGGGAGCAGCAGCacaagggcggcggcgccggcagccaCAACGGCCGGCGGATCATGTCGCTGGCCTTCGACGATCTGCCGCACCACCTCAAGTCGTGCTTCCTCTACCTGGCGGCGATGCGGGAGAGCAccccggtggaggcggcgcggctggtCCGGCTGTGGGTCGCCGAGGGGTTcgtgcggccgcggcgcgggagcaCCATGGAGGAGGTGGGGCAGGAGTACCTCAAGCAGCTCATCTCCCGGTGCATGGTGCAGCTGGTGGACAAGGACGATTTCGGCGCCGTGCAGACGGTGGTGGTGCACGACCGGCTGCACGCCTTCGCGCAGGACGAGGCGCAGGAGGCTAGCTTCGTCGAGAGCCACGACAGCACCGACGTGCTCGCGCCGGCCACCGTGCGCCGCCTCGCAGTCCTCGGCTCCACCACCAACCGGTACGTCCAGCTCAGCAACGCGCTACCCAAGCTGCGCTCCATCATCTGCGACTTCGTGGAGGGCCGCAACAGGTCCGGCGGCAAGTGCATCCAGGGCAGCGACCTGGGTTTCCTCCATGCCTCCAAGTTCCTCCGCGTCATTGACATCCAGGGGCTCGAGCTCAAGAAGCTCCCCAACGAGATCGGCTCCATGATCCACATCAG ATACCTGGGTCTCCAATGCGGCGACCTGGAGAAGCTCCCGACCACCATAGGCAACCTTGTCAACCTGCAGTCGCTCAtcctcggcggccgccgcgtcctGGAGGTGACCGCCGCGTTCTGGAGGATCCCCACGCTGCGGCACGTCGTGGCGCCGTTGGCGCTGCCGAGCAGGGCCCTGGGCGACCTGCACAGCCTCCAGACGCTCCACGGCGTGCGGCCCTGCCGCTGGTACGGCGGCGACAACCCGCTGGCGAAGGCCGCCAACCTCCGCTCCCTGGAGCTCATCGAGCTGACAGCCGAGCACACCGGCGCGCTCGAGGCCGCGCTCGAGAGCCTCGACCTCCTGGCGCACCTAGTGCTGCGCGGCGACTCGCTGCCGGCGAGCGTGTTCGCCGTCCCGAGCCTCCGCCGGCTGCAGAGCCTGAAGCTGTTAGGCCCCGTGGACTCGCCGGAGGGGCCCGACGGCGCGGAGGACGCCCGGTACATCCGGCCGAACCTGACCCGGCTCTCGATGTGGGGCACCATGGTCAAGCAGAGGTTCGTGGACATGCTGGCGGAGCTGCCGAGCCTGGCCGAGCTGACGCTGATGAATGACGCCTACGACGGCGACCGGCTGGCGTTCGGGGAGGCCGGGTTCCGGAGCCTGCACGAGCTCAAGCTCGGCCTGCCGAAGCTGGAGGAGTGGGCGGTCGGCGCGGGCTCCATGCCGGGGCTCGCGACCCTGACGCTGTACCGGTGCGCCAAGATGCAGATGCTTCCGGAGGCGCTCGCCGGGATGAcggagctggaggaggtggtgctgtACAGCATGCTCGACATTGTGGGCAGGATCAAGGAAGGCGAAGGGCAGGATCACCACAAGGTCAAGCACGTCCCCGTCATCCAGACTATCTACTGA